In Excalfactoria chinensis isolate bCotChi1 chromosome 3, bCotChi1.hap2, whole genome shotgun sequence, one DNA window encodes the following:
- the RP1L1 gene encoding retinitis pigmentosa 1-like 1 protein: MTNPFPPWVGQALLPRVPLPFGVRTITTPRGIHCISELDQLEDGGCYLCSDKKYVKPINIASAGHRPGPPRSGRPSSTLRRAAQEGRLDDYSTPFTQHGPRIPKKITLVKNGETSFRRSIILNRRNARSFKTLLDEISEILQFPVKKLFTVDGKKIDSMQALLHCPNVLVCVGREPFKPVSMENLRKHSVEKLPDLAPRSNGNNVNENNENNGAPFSNNCSHPKPGDLVHSLVNDDIEKRVHVNKDGSLSVEMKVRFRLLNDETLQWSTQIRKSNLMNQMPCEESGLEDSGLDPIQKMNPEASSEADDSLYPCDVDSYMSKLEESECDEAHCHSCGKKHQDYDIWKNPMHTSQREEPSVRSTWHTRSSCSSTSSRRRVIHKKKASVDSLRTTSSEEFSEHIVQESSSYSETIENRVAYRSIKKCTCRSDLSTGASNGEDQQEYTRTSTSNSQRPSSLGLMSHSSCENNLDTQETPEDYEASKTNSQKEDENCFEISSVKCLKDDAEEGESSRVGSVLSRSSVQSRQSKNICEETSSVVATEANDQKDTKLNGSCNGKVEEVLEDTEVQEELNDLMPSSLPNTSPEEVVQEWLSKIPSETLLMKYEMEDDAEEECIEATAEIMKALLSSKHEAKFDRSNSLPEVSPTMGRKLSNSATVLITCLASLQLLDEESEDPSDKSKCLNKPRYMELLNIFQALWFGQTAEKSGPSSSQEASGQEKSASGFKVPRSANGEFTPMSSSGVDVSSGSGGSGEEIAAGARDCNLLAQKTVEFKSDGQVEDGETATELTEAEEQSKQEERSSRPSTACSKSEGVEKANSAREESLVQDQRSNCENDQEEGEKNESTENSRLVENGEQEAEAVNEALLKENLEEATTIETNASDADCGTELKADTEEHLEKGSTKDPEPKVDMATSVGTSLVQQNSVDPDPVWVLRLLKKIEKEFMAHYVNAMNELKVRWNLQNNQQMDEMILELKEEVSKRIQRSIEKELKKIKSRAGTKMPRPPDGPLKRESTLQTEQRRRRLQTMHKKSFFSDKTGTQSRLADTSDLSLDVDEDGAFSAAFEASISEQPSEEEYCPCDTCVRKKMASKPTRNPVMATNAPVVKAFDLQQILRGKKDENEEACVSEAAQDSQKEEKGNEENKSALDEMDGSVLNEDAEGPILESQNCATEEEEGKEGEEETKEEEEEGKEGEEETKEEEEEGKEGEEETKEEEEEGKEGEEETKEEEEEGKEGEEETKEEEEEGKEEEKKENEEEEEEEGKKEEGKEEEEEVKEEEEIKEEEGEGKEEEEEVNEEEETKEEEEEVKEEEEEVNEEEETKEEEGEGKEEEEEVNEEEETKEEEGEGKEEEEEVNEEEETKEEEGEGKEEEEEVNEEEETKEEEGEGKEEEEEVNEEEETKEEEGEVKEEEEEETKEEEEGMEEEEEEAEEEEVKKEEEEAEEEEDVKEEEEETKEDEEMQDDEKSTKNDEDAKEDEEVAREEEEAEGEEEVKEKEEEEEKEEENTKEEGEEAKQENEEEKDEEETKKEKEEANGEEEEVQNGEQEIEVESKAEDKADNEAEETQEPEGEDIEGDEEEETFKCKDVDGSEADENPEGDAVEGSEEAKQDEDEAAEDGNVELEDEACSNEEENNSESGEKYEENDEEPTSDDPDQTNKNHEGNSKSSERASKAKGKRKRKRLETLSKAVTVFGSSLGNFSQQSQKGSDDEGEEECKDNNSISEHPSGEAQSDESSKPSKMYPDSEEEEEDKASSCTDPLGDEEQPDDEGADPKGDEHTDKVQAPKNKGGSDEIDQDDLDF; the protein is encoded by the exons ATGACCAACCCCTTCCCTCCGTGGGTCGGACAAGCACTGTTACCCAG GGTCCCACTGCCGTTTGGAGTACGGACCATCACCACCCCACGAGGAATACACTGCATCAGTGAGCTGGACCAGCTGGAGGATGGAGGATGTTACCTTTGTTCCGACAAGAAATACGTCAAGCCTATTAACATTGCTTCTGCTGGACATAGACCAGGTCCTCCACGAAGTGGTCGTCCCTCCAGTACCTTGAGAAGAGCAGCCCAGGAGGGCAGACTAGATGACTATTCCACACCTTTCACTCAGCATGGCCCCAGAATACCCAAGAAAATCACTCTTGTTAAGAATGGAGAAACTAGTTTTCGGCGCTCGATTATCTTGAACCGCAGAAACGCGAGGAGTTTCAAAACACTCCTGGATGAGATTTCAGAGATCCTGCAGTTTCCAGTGAAAAAGCTCTTTACTGTTGATGGGAAGAAG ATtgacagcatgcaggctttgcTGCATTGCCCCAACGTGCTGGTGTGTGTCGGCCGTGAGCCATTTAAACCTGTATCGATGGAGAATCTGAGGAAACACTCGGTGGAGAAGCTGCCTGACCTGGCTCCCCGTTCCAACGGCAACAATGtcaatgaaaacaatgaaa ATAATGGTGCACCTTTCTCAAACAATTGTTCACATCCAAAACCTGGAGACCTGGTCCATTCCTTGGTCAATGACGACATAGAGAAGCGAGTGCATGTGAACAAGGATGGCAGCCTGTCTGTTGAGATGAAAGTCCGCTTCCGCTTGCTAAATGATGAGACTTTGCAATGGTCCACCCAAATCAGAAAGTCCAATTTGATGAACCAGATGCCTTGTGAAGAATCGGGTCTAGAAGACAGTGGACTAGACCCCATCCAGAAAATGAACCCAGAAGCCAGCTCAGAGGCAGATGATTCACTATACCCATGTGATGTTGATTCTTACATGTCTAAACTTGAGGAATCTGAGTGCGACGAAGCTCACTGTCATAGCTGTGGCAAGAAACACCAGGACTATGATATCTGGAAAAACCCCATGCACACTTCCCAGAGAGAAGAGCCCAGTGTACGAAGCACATGGCACACGCGGTCATCGTGCTCCAGCACATCTTCCAGGAGGAGAGTAATCCAcaaaaaaaaggcttctgtgGATAGTCTCCGCACCACATCCAGTGAGGAATTCTCTGAGCACATCGTGCAAGAGTCCTCATCCTACTCAGAGACCATAGAGAACAGGGTGGCGTACCGATCTATTAAAAAGTGCACTTGTAGAAGTGATTTGTCTACAGGTGCTTCCAATGGAGAAGATCAGCAAGAATACACACGGACAAGCACGAGCAATAGCCAGAGGCCTTCTTCCTTGGGATTAATGTCACATTCAAGTTGTGAAAATAACCTAGATACTCAAGAAACCCCCGAAGACTATGAGGCCAGTAAAACCAATTCgcaaaaggaagatgaaaattgttttgaaatttcCTCTGTGAAGTGCTTAAAGGATGATGCAGAGGAGGGTGAAAGCAGCAGAGTTGGGAGTGTCTTATCAAGGTCATCAGTGCAGTCCAGACAGAGCAAGAATATATGTGAGGAAACAAGTAGTGTGG TTGCAACCGAGGCGAATGACCAGAAGGATACAAAGCTGAATGGTTCTTGCAATGGAAAAGTGGAGGAAGTGTTAGAAGACACAGAAGTGCAGGAGGAATTGAATGATTTAATGCCATCTAGTTTACCAAATACATCTCCAGAAGAAGTTGTGCAAGAATGGCTAAGTAAAATCCCTTCAGAAACATTGCTTATGAAATATGAAATGGAGGATGATGCAGAAGAGGAATGTATAGAAGCAACCGCTGAG ATTATGAAGGCCTTGCTCAGTTCAAAGCATGAAGCAAAATTTGACCGATCAAACAGCTTGCCTGAAGTGTCTCCCACAATGGGGAGAAAACTGAGTAATTCTGCCACCGTCCTGATTACTTGTCTTGCAAGTCTGCAGCTCCTTGATGAAGAGTCAGAAGATCCATCAGATAAATCAAAATGTTTGAATAAGCCAAGGTATATGGAACTGCTAAATATTTTCCAAGCCCTGTGGTTTGgacaaacagctgaaaaaagtGGTCCAAGCTCAAGTCAAGAGGCAAGTGGACAGGAAAAGTCAGCTTCTGGGTTTAAAGTCCCAAGATCTGCAAATGGTGAGTTCACTCCAATGTCCTCCTCTGGGGTGGATGTCAGCAGTGGTTCTGGTGGTTCAGGAGAAGAGATTGCAGCTGGTGCCAGGGACTGCAATTTACTAGCACAGAAAACTGTTGAATTCAAATCAGATGGTCAAGTGGAAGATGGAGAGACTGCCACTGAACTGACTGAGGCTGAGGAGCAGAGTAAACAGGAAGAGCGCTCATCCCGGCCTTCAACAGCCTGCTCAAAATCAGAAGGTGTGGAAAAAGCAAATTCTGCTAGAGAGGAATCTCTAGTTCAAGATCAGCGCAGTAACTGTGAGAATGAtcaagaggaaggagagaaaaatgagagcACAGAAAATAGCAGATTAGTTGAAAATGGAGAGCAAGAAGCTGAAGCTGTAAATGAAGCACTTCTAAAAGAGAATCTTGAGGAGGCGACTACCATTGAGACAAATGCCAGTGATGCTGACTGTGGGACAGAACTGAAAGCTGATACTGAAGAGCATCTTGAAAAGGGGTCTACAAAAGATCCAGAGCCCAAAGTTGATATGGCCACCAGTGTGGGCACATCCCTTGTCCAGCAAAACTCAGTGGATCCAGATCCAGTCTGGGTCCTGAGGCTATTAAAGAAAATTGAGAAGGAGTTTATGGCTCACTATGTCAATGCTATGAATGAGTTAAAAGTCAGGTGGAACCTGCAGAACAACCAGCAGATGGATGAAATGATACTGGAGCTGAAGGAGGAAGTGAGCAAAAGAATACAAAGAAGCATagagaaggagctgaaaaagatcaaaagcagagcaggaaccAAGATGCCAAGACCTCCAGATGGACCACTCAAGCGTGAGTCAACACTCCAAACTGAGCAGAGGAGACGGCGGCTGCAGACTATGcataaaaagtcatttttcagtgACAAGACTGGAACCCAAAGTAGGCTTGCGGACACATCAGATTTATCATTAGATGTAGATGAAGATGGAGCATTTAGTGCAGCTTTTGAGGCAAGTATTAGTGAGCAACCAAGTGAGGAAGAATACTGCCCTTGTGACACttgtgtgaggaaaaaaatggcttCCAAGCCCACAAGAAACCCAGTGATGGCCACCAATGCCCCAGTCGTGAAAGCATTTGATTTACAGCAGATcctgaggggaaagaaagatgaaaatgagGAAGCCTGTGTCTCAGAAGCAGCCCAGGACAgccaaaaggaagagaaaggaaatgaagaaaataagtcAGCATTAGATGAAATGGATGGATCAGTGCTGAATGAAGATGCAGAAGGACCAATATTAGAGAGTCAAAACTGTGCGACTGAGGAGGAG gaagggaaggaaggggaggaagaaacaaaagaggaggaggaggaagggaaggaaggggaggaagaaacaaaagaggaggaggaggaagggaaggaaggggaggaagaaacaaaagaggaggaggaggaagggaaggaaggggaggaagaaacaaaagaggaggaggaggaagggaaggaaggggaggaagaaacaaaagaggaggaggaggaaggaaaggaggaagagaagaaagagaatgaagaggaagaagaagaggaggggaagaaggaggaaggaaaggaggaggaggaggaagtaaaagaggaggaagaaataaaagaggaggagggagaaggaaaggaagaagaggaggaagtgaatgaggaggaagaaacaaaagaggaggaggaggaagtgaaggaagaagaggaggaagtgaatgaggaggaagaaacaaaagaggaggagggagaaggaaaggaagaagaggaggaagtgaatgaggaggaagaaacaaaagaggaggagggggaaggaaaggaagaagaggaggaagtgaatgaggaggaagaaacaaaagaagaagaaggggaaggaaaggaagaagaggaggaagtgaatgaggaggaagaaacaaaagaggaggagggagaaggaaaggaagaggaggaggaagtgaatgaggaggaagaaacaaaagaagaggagggggaagtgaaggaagaggaggaggaagaaacaaaggaggaggaggaaggcatggaggaggaggaagaagaagcagaagaggaggaagtaaagaaggaagaggaagaagcagaggaagaggaagatgtgaaggaggaagaagaagaaacaaaggaggATGAAGAAATGCAAGATGATGAAAAATCAACGAAGAACGATGAGGATGCAAAAGAAGACGAGGAAGTAgcaagagaggaggaagaagcagaaggtgaggaagaagtaaaagagaaggaggaggaggaggaaaaagaggaagaaaacacaaaagaggaaggggaagaagcaaaacaggaaaatgaagaagaaaaagatgaggaagaaacaaagaaagagaaggaagaagcaaacggggaagaagaagaagtgcaaaaTGGAGAGCAGGAAATTGAAGTAGAGTCCAAAGCTGAAGATAAAGCTGATAATGAAGCTGAAGAAACACAGGAGCCAGAGGGTGAAGATATTGAGGgtgatgaggaagaggagacatTCAAATGCAAAGATGTTGATGGCTCTGAGGCAGATGAGAATCCTGAAGGAGATGCTGTTGAAGGAAGTGAGGAAGCTAAGCAGGATGAGGATGAGGCAGCAGAAGATGGAAATGTGGAGTTAGAAGATGAGGCATGttcaaatgaagaagaaaacaatagtGAAAGTGGTGAGAAATATGAAGAGAATGATGAAGAACCTACCAGTGATGACCCTGAccagacaaacaaaaatcacGAAGGCAACAGTAAGTCCTCTGAAAGAGCCTCCAAGGCCAAAggcaaaagaaagaggaaaaggctgGAGACTCTGAGCAAAGCAGTTACCGTTTTTGGTTCTTCTCTGGGAAACTTCTCACAACAGTCCCAGAAGGGGTCTGATGATGAAGGTGAAGAGGAATGCAAAGATAATAACTCCATAAGCGAGCACCCCAGTGGAGAGGCTCAAAGTGATGAGAGCAGCAAACCTTCAAAGATGTATCCTGACAGcgaggaagaagaagaggacaAAGCATCTTCATGCACTGATCCTTTGGGAGATGAGGAACAGCCAGATGATGAAGGTGCAGATCCAAAGGGAGACGAACATACTGATAAGGTTCAGGCTCCTAAAAATAAAGGAGGTTCTGATGAAATTGACCAGGATGACCTGGACTTCTAG